The genomic region ATGTAAATTTAGATAGAGCGTTAAAAGAAATAAGAAGAGTTCTAAAAAAAGATGGGATTTTTATATTTACTGTTGCCAACGCCTATGATATAAAATGGATTCTTAGAAACATAAAAAGAAAAGGCATAAAGAAGACCATAAAAGCAATAAGAAACAAAAAAGGGGAGTTAGTTAGGTTTTCAAATGGGAGGAGGATAAGAGTAAAGACAAAATTTTACACAATTAAATATATTGAAAATGCACTAAATAAATATAATTTTCGTATAAAATACACATTTGGAACAAATATTACAAATTCTTTTATTGATAAATTCATTTATAAAAGTTTTTTAAAGAACTTTGGATGTTATATCGGCGTTGTGGCTAAAAAGAGAAAAATATAAAATAAAAATAAAAAAATA from Methanotorris formicicus Mc-S-70 harbors:
- a CDS encoding class I SAM-dependent methyltransferase, whose product is MRLAKYYDALAKEYDKAYSFEKLKWMREVENIIISKEIKKGFFVLDVGCGSGEQLKKLNNAVGLDISIEMAKIANKKTNKLVVVGNAENLPFKNNTFDCVISFFGALNHVNLDRALKEIRRVLKKDGIFIFTVANAYDIKWILRNIKRKGIKKTIKAIRNKKGELVRFSNGRRIRVKTKFYTIKYIENALNKYNFRIKYTFGTNITNSFIDKFIYKSFLKNFGCYIGVVAKKRKI